The Lasioglossum baleicum chromosome 15, iyLasBale1, whole genome shotgun sequence genomic interval gaacTCTTTATTTAACTTATCGTGTACACATTGTATATTTCTGGACCTTACAGCTAATTTTTTAAAGACTTTGATATAGAAGTTGCGATTTCCATAATTTTGCTAGAAagtacataaatattttttatttccgtGTCTAAATCTACTTTAGAGTCTATTATTTGATTGTTAGACTTTGGCGATTTTTCCACATGCCGTATTGGACTAGATGTACCACGATTGCCTGAaaagtatatttaaaataaaaaattttccgaaTTTCCGGATTGATGATCTATTGTAAATTCTGTATTACGAACCTGTGTAATGTTTAGTTAAACTTCGGGGTGAAAATAATTTAGAGTATCGCGGAGAGACGGTTTTATTATTGCTAGGAGAGCTCGTTTTAGAACTTAAAGTAAGTCTTTTGGGTGTCATCCAATCAGTTGGTTTACTTTGTGTGCAATTAGTAAACAAAGAGGTTGATAACGATCTTTTAAGACTAGAAGATTTGTCTTTCTTGTATCTCACAAACAAGTGTTTGTACTTTcctgaaaattcattttctatGATATTAGTATTTCACACATTACGTCAAGAACTGAATATTACCTTTCTCTGGGGACaaaagtaatttatttattgcgagCTTTTCATCGTTTATAGATTCATTAAAACAAAATTCAAGCTTGGGTGCCTCACGCAATATTTTTTGACACATAGAATAGAAATCATCATTTTGTATGGTTAAGTGAAATGTCTTATCTGGTAAGCTGCTTTGTAGCTCACGCGAGGCATCAGCAACTGCTAATATAAAGTTCTGAAATTTTTCTTCCATGGATTTGATTAGTTTATTCTGCTCGGTAATTAGTGCTGCACAGTTTGACAAATCAGATAAGCTATCTATTTGTTGACAGCATTCTGTTTGTTTCAGTATTTCATTGAGCACTagtaataaagaataaaatcctAGGCAGCCATTTACATACAATCCACTGCCCAGAtgctttaaataaaatatagaatGAACTGTTCATTAGTTTGCtgattatatatattttgtattactTAATTACCtttgtattattattaaaaacctGTTGAATCACCTGAGCATCTATCTCTGGAAAATTATTTGCATTTAAAACTTCTGGATCGGTGAACAGACTAGAAACTGTATTAACTATCTTGCTACTGAGATTTTTCAAATTACGTAAGTAAGAATTTGTGTAATAAAGACTCGCAATGTTCGCATCGATATTTGCCTTCCAcactaaaaatttaaatttctatAGATCCATAGctattattcatttcaaatcAATCTGTATTCAATACTATACAATCTATAATTTCCGTATCCTTAGAATCTGCTAATCGTTTTGTAATGTTTCGATTAACTGGAGCCACCTCTATACATTTTCTTATAATCTCTGTTGTTACAAACACAGCAGTCtgtaaattttttaagataCTACAATAATACCTAAAAaaagatagaattttgtacaatttataaaataatggaaTGTGTAAAGTGAAATTAAACTTTACTGCTTGTAGTGTTTAAAGCTATTTATAGCTAATTTGGTTTCTTCAAAGAGCTTAGAGATAGTAGAGTCTCTTTCCAAATTtatattagtaatgtgttttcTGCTAATGTTGCTAGTAGCTCCTGTATCAGGAGCTTGCAACAATGTACTATCATctacataaaaaaaaagttcgTTACATAAACACATGAATAAACTGCATATGCTAAATTAGAATTTGTAGTACAATTATTTACAGTGTCTTGCAATGTAAGATCTGAGACTAATTTGTGATAACTTCCACATGATGTTTAGGAACCTCGTCCCTGCTGCCCGCATTATATGGATCATAAGTATTGATGGAAAATTCATATCTGCATTTTCTGCTGCTATAACATCTAAATATTCTTTCACCTTTAAACGATACTGTGTTTCGTCCCTTTTATTCAAGATTGGCCAtggaacaattttttgaaactttttcggATCGTATATTGATaacaaataatgtgaaatatgaATGAAACCTGCAGGGTTGGATTTATCAAACATCCcctacaattttattaaattaaacacaaaattaatcgttaatcgcaattggTAATCAAATATTTTAGAAGCTTGCTATTGTAATCAACACAAAATACCTGTTTGAAATGTTTTGTGCATTCAAATGATGGTGGTATAGCTTGCATGaggagaaatacatttttataaaaggAAGCATCGATCGACATTTTTATCTTTGTTCTTATTTTATCTTAAATTACCGTAAAACTTCGGCTAATATATAAACGAACAAaccatatttaaatttcttcatGTACCAGAGAGTATATCTCTGACAATACTGGATAACTGTGATAACACTAAACTGCACTAAACTAAATAAAGTGGCAGTTCGATTGTGGACACCTTTTCTcgtgcatgcgcgagaaaacagtaacgtatccaCTATTGGGttgcagagcggccagagccctgaggctgctatattggcgggaatgtaccgaaataatcttaccggacaaaaagactccaggacgtgtcctacgagttacaaaatatacacaaatacacttgttatacattcatttttcagaatcaaatcatataaatttttttaaattctgcggggtgctcaaggaaccccattttatcgagaagcttacgttactgaggctgaaatcgccgcgcatgcgcgagaaaaggtgtCCACAATCGAAGCAAAGCAAAGTGGGTTCTGCGTTCAGTTCTGTAAgttctgtttcctgctaaaaatgatgtaggttctgttccatacTATATAAAGATGATGTgaaatcgaaatcaaataaaggCATTCATAATAAGAgttctttatatatatatattggtgTTCTTTCGCATCCTGTCGCAGTATTGCTTCATACAACCATAAAACCATAAAACATATATAGGATCTttaattttttcatatatttaaaatgGATGACCTTGACGATCCACATAtccacatacatatatatatatgtatgtatgtatatatacttcTCTATATATATAAGTGGACACCATTGACCAGATCAGTGGTTGACATTCCCATCTTCTTCTTTGGACCACAGGTTAAAGGAGAAAAATGAGCGCGCCAAATTTGAAACTTGTCAGATTCAACGTGTCACATGTACAATTGGAGATTCTTATACATTTAAAACGAGTTTGAATTTTCGGctttcctatacacatactatacctatgccgggtctaaAGTCTAAGGTCATTTGCGAAGCCTAATTCGAAATTCGTTCTGaggcaattttaatttttcaaatatacgcgccgcgccggttttcATGGTCGGGTCCATGATGGATTTACTTGCGAACGTATGCTGCGTATGCGCAGTGGGAACAGGTCCTGGAAAAGCGCCGTAGTTTGGCGTCTACAAGAGCGCGGTGCGGTGGGGCGTAGGAGTTTTAAAAAACGAGTGTTTCTGGGTGGAAGGCGGCGCCACTGGGTTGTGCCATAGCAACTCATCTCGGTGTCGTCGTGAAAGCTTTCAACACTATGAGCCAGTGAAGTGTATCCGTCGGGACAGTGGCGTGAAAATGGCGGTGTAAAAATGGCAGGACGTAGATCAACGTTGACAAATGCTGATTCCCTGTCGGGATCGGGGAACGGTGACCCGTTGAGAGAGCTGTTCGAGGCCTGCAAAACCGGAGACCTCCCGAGGGTAAAGGCGTTGGTTACATCGAAGACGGTCAATGCTCGAGACACTGCCGGACGCAAGTCCACCCCCCTGCATTTTGCAGCTGGTAAGCTCGTCGTTCCATGAGTTCTTTTTTCAATCTTACTTCTCCAAAGGAATCGAATTCGGGAACTGCAATTCTCCCTTGCAAGTCCCTCACGGTCGAGACACGATGTCCCAACGCCGTGTCGCAAACGTCGAGTACTGCGAACACTGACTTTCGAATGTTGTCATTCTATAGTTGTAAATAATTACTCCGATGCACTCGAACTTTTCAATCCCCAGACTGCAGATTCTTCGGATTCGTAGCAGAAATGAGCAGACACAATTTAAAACACTAGAatttaagaattattaaaacTATTTAAAAAAGTACGAATCTGGCTCCTGTCTTTCGCAATCgatgaaaaacatttttgttttccataaagatccttTGTCTTTAATCGCATTTCTATtgctgaaaaaatatttttgtgattAATTGATTTTTTATGATTAAAACACAGGCTACGGTAGGAGGGACGTAGTAGAATTCCTGCTCTCTGCTGGAGCATCCATTCAAGCACGTGACGATGGTGGTTTGCATCCCTTGCATAATGCCTGTTCTTTTGGACACTCCGATGTGGTAAGACTTCTCCTGGAAGCAGGGGCTAATCCGAATACTAGGGACAATTGGAACTACACTCCTTTGCACGAAGCTGCCATTAAGGTATTTCTGCTACCAACTATGTctcctttaattttttaatacactTCACAGTTTGCAGTTCATGTTTCGATCCTTTTTACAGGGTAAAATAGACGTTTGTATAGCTCTGCTGCAACATGGGGCAGATGCGAATATAAGGAACACAGAAGGGAAGACAGCTTTAGAGTTAGCAGATCCTGCGACTAAACCAGTATTAACAGGAGAATATAAGAAAGATGAATTGTTGGAGGCAGCAAGGTCAGGGAACGAGGAACGTCTCTTGCAGCTTCTGAATCCATTAAATGTAAACTGCCACGCGAGCGATGGCAGGAGATCGACGCCGTTGCATTTAGCTGCTGGGTATAATAGGTCCAGGGTGGTGCAAATTCTGCTGCAGAATGGTGCGGATGTTCATGCTAAAGATAAAGggtaattatttttaaagcaTTCATCTTGTGGAATTCAACAGGTTGTAATGTTTAACGCTATTTGTGTGTGTTACAGGGGTCTTGTTCCACTCCACAATGCCTGTTCTTACGGTCACTTTGAAGTGACCGAGGCGCTTCTTAAGCACGGTGCAGCTGTAAATGCGAGCGACTTGTGGGCGTTCACTCCGCTGCACGAAGCTGCTAGTAAATCCAGAGCTGAGGTGTGCTCGCTGCTTTTGAGCGAGGGTGCGGATCCAACTCAATTAAACTGCCACAGTAAAAGCGCCATTGACGTGGCCCCGACATTGGAACTGCAAGAACGATTAGCATGTACGTTGATCACCTTTTTTTcctttcttgtgtttgttgaattTAAAACAAACAAACGAACGAAAATAGTATACAGACGGAACATGACTTTGTTAGATACACTTTAATTGTAGACGAGTACAAGGGACACTGCCTCTTGGATGCCTGCAGGCAGGCAGATCTTACTAAGTTAAAAAAGTACCTGTCCCAAGAAGTTGTAAACTTTAAACACCCATATACTGGGGACACACCACTGCACTGTGCCGTTGCATCTCCCTATCCCAAGAGAAAACAAGTAATAGAATCATTGATTAGGAAAAACGCTGCCTTaaatgagaaaaataaagaCTTTCTAACGCCACTTCACGTGGCCACTGATCACTCTCATTACGATGCAATGGATGTGCTACTTAGACATAATGCTAAAGTCAATGCTTTAGATGGATTAGGGCAAACTGCACTACACAGGTACCGTTTCAACCGTATAAAATCGTTGCGCAAATGTTGTTCAGTTATACATTATTTATTCTCTCTCTAAAGAGCCGCTTGattcatatatatacatattttttttcatattaaaaaaATCTTGTTGTACAAACAGGTGCGTTAGAGAAGACAATGTGCAAGCTTGCAGAATATTGTTATCGTACAATGTTGATCCATCTATAGTATCGCTTCAGGGCTATACTGCGGCACAAGTAGCTGCAGAAAATGTCCTTAAAATACTACAAGGTTCGACTTCTAACTTGTCTCAATGCAGAAAGTATTTTTGTAACCAAAGAATGTTCCCGTTCTCATTTTTGTTTTCTAGATCCACCGAGCTCGACGGACGACGCCGAGGCCCAGCTCTTGGAGGCAAGCAAATCCGGCGATTTAGCGGCGGTCGAACGAATTTTGCAAACAAACCCGCATGCCGTTAATTGCCGCGACTTGGATGGTAGGCACTCCACGCCGCTGCACTTTGCAGCGGGATTTAACAGAGTGCCTGTAGTCGAATATTTATTGGCACATGGAGCAGACGTACACGCCAAAGATAAAGGGTAAATATTCACAAAACACTTCTCTATACTATGTATTTAGATCAATTAGTGAGAATTAGTTTAaatcaatgcaatatttaataaCACCAACATTTTATGCTTTCAGTGGACTGGTTCCCTTACACAATGCCTGCTCTTACGGTCATTACGAGGTAACGGAATTGTTAGTAAAACATGGTGCATCGGTGAACGTTGCCGACCTGTGGAAGTTCACTCCGCTCCACGAGGCTGCTGCCAAAGGAAAGTACGAGATAGTTCGATTGTTATTGAGACACGGTGCGGACGCCACCAAAAAGAACAGAGACGGCGCGACCCCGTTGGATTTAGTCAGAGACGGTGACCAAGACGTGGCGGACTTGTTGCGAGGCAACAGTGCTCTTCTAGATGCTGCGAAGAAAGGCAATCTGGCCAGAGTGCAACGACTAGTTACCCAAGATAATATCAATTGCAGGGACGCACAGGGTCGCAACAGTACTCCGTTACACTTAGCCGGTGAGTTGCATCGCGCTTAACTCTCGCTATAATCATTAGAGGTGTGCAAGAATCCGAGAATGTTGGGTACCCGATGGTCGAGACGAGTCGGACTCTCGCACACTTGTAATAATCATGCATTCTAATTGACCATATTTTAATGCAGCGGGATACAATAACTTGGAAGTAGCAGAATTTTTGCTAGAACGTGGAGCCGACGTGAACGCTCAGGACAAGGGGGGATTGATACCATTGCACAATGCTTCGAGTTACGGTCACTTGGACATCGCTGCGTTACTGATTAAGTATAACACTGTGGTGAACGCGACTGATAAATGGGGATTCACACCGCTTCACGAGGCAGCGCAGAAGGGAAGGACGCAACTGTGTGCTCTTTTACTAGCCCACGGCGCGGATCCTTTCTTGAAAAACCAAGAGGGACAGACGCCTGTGGATCTAGCTAGCGCCGATGACGTGAGATGCTTGTTGCAAGATGCTATGGCTACGCAACAAGTTGTACCTTCGGTGCCATCGGGCAACGGAGGCGTGGGAGTAGCCATTAACTTGAGTGGTAATGGTAATAACACTATTAACAGTAGGCCGCCTAGTATCGTTGCAGGTAAACAGATTTTTAAATGCAATATCCACTGCTTGGTGAGCTCATCTCTTCACTGATTGATCTTTATTCAGTTCCAGTTACGCCGCCACCGCCGCTCACCCAAGAAACCGTCATCATGCCTTCGGGAACGGCAATGACTCTCTGTGTACCTCTTGCTAGACCATCTTCTTGCTTGAGCCCGATGCCACCATCCGAAACGTGCTCCGACAGGGACTCTAAAGATCCGAAAGACAATACGAACATTACCACCGTGGCTGGTTTCCTTCAGAGCCTCGGTTTAGAGCACTTGTTAGAATTGTTCGAACGGGAACAGatcacgctggacattctgGCAGAGATGGGACACGAGGATCTAAAGCAAGTCGGCGTCTCCGCGTACGGATACAGGCATAAGCTGATCAAGGGAATGGAGAAACTTCTAAACACCACTGCTGGCACTCCTTGGCAGCCGACTTTGACACCTGGAACGCTTTTGGTGGATTTGCTGGCGGAGGACAAGGAATTTTTAGCGGTCGAAGAAGAGATGCAAAGTACTATTAGACAACATAGAGACAATGGTCACTCCGGTGGCATATTTTCGAGATACAACATAGTTAGGGTATGTTCGCGTCGGTCAATTGAGAGATACATGTGTTGGACGTAGGTTGAGgataaatttttctgtaaaatagATACAAAAAGTGCAAAATCGCAAACTGTGGGAGCGTTACGCGCACAGGAGACAGGAAGTGGCGGAGGAAGTCGGCGCTGCGGCACCCTCTTCTCCTGGCACCACTTCCAGGACCACTCCTGGCTCGACCTTGCCCCAGGCGAACGAAAGGATGCTGTTCCATGGCAGTCCATTTATCAATGCCATTGTTCAGAAAGGATTCGACGAGCGACACGCTTACATCGGCGGCATGTTCGGCGCTGGAATTTATTTTGCCGAGCACAGCAGTAAAAGTAATCAATACGTTTACGGAATATGCGGGGGCACTGGATGTCCAGCTCATAAGGACAGGAGTTGTTACATTTGCCACAGGTGAGTACACAACGACATTGGCGCAGTGGGACTCAGTAAGGAGCTTTACAGAGTCGTACTGCATCCAAAAACTTAAAATATGCGAATGATGCTCTACTTTGCAATGTTCACCGGTTGTAGACACCTGTTACTCTGTCGCGTCACGCTGGGCAAATCATTTTTGCAATTCTCCGCGATGAAGATGGCTCACGCGCCGCCCGGTCATCACAGTGTGATGGGCAGGCCGTCGCAAGGTGGCTTGGTTTTCCCGGAGTACGTGGTCTACAGAGGTGAACAAGCatatccggaatacctgatcaCCTATCAGATCGCGAGGCCTCAGCCGGAGAGCGGAGGAAGCGAAAGTGTCGAGGAACGGTGATCGGAAGAGTCCAGCCCTGCGGCAAGATTGCGAAGTCTCTGCTGCTGCCAGAGACCTCGAACATGTAACACACTGTCTTAATCGTACAACGACACACGTGTATTACATTCACTACAGGGGTGTCGATCATCAAAAATATTCGTTCGTCGCAAAAAACATTCAGATAGGGTACTCTTCCTTTAATGATTCCTGTAACGATTAGAAATTTTTTAGGGAAACTGTTTTTAGCCGGGACTGACCGAGACACGTGACCGCAGAGTGAAacgattctaatttgatttcgATTTTCCAATCGATTCTTCCATttgcttttctttttaattgttttgCACCGAAGCATGAAGGTCACTTTAATGAATCTATTACGCAGCGATAAGCAATTAGCTGTATCTGTTGGGTCTGTTCATTTAAAGTTCAAAGAAGACAATTGATAGGACATTTAATTTTTAGCATTTATTTGTGATAACGTAATGGTCCGATTCGACCACGCAATCATACACGACTGATTATTGATGTATATTAACTACGGTGTATATATTATAtcagcatgaattagaatatcaaagACCAGCATGATTTTTTATGTGAATCGATAAATGTTTATCTCTATTCGCGGAGAATCATGATACGTATGTAGGATTTATGATAGGATTAATGGTCATTATGACCGAGATTAACAATACTGTTGTCATCGTTGCacacatattatgtatgcagaaGTAATTATAATAACTGCTAGTTATTATGCCTAAATTGTCATCGGATTACGCACAGTGTGTTATGGTGTGTATTTCGATGGAAGGACATCTTTTTGGACGGAAGACATGAATATTTCTACGTCAGTGTCAATtttgaattaaataattatgctGGTTAGAAGTAACTGCTCTAATCATATGCGTTACAGGTAAAGTCTGTGggggaaatatttaatttttaaataactgTCCGATGaaccaaaatgaaaattgattcacACAACGAATGGTATTATATTTAGTATTTATATCGTTCTTGCGGAGCTTCTATCATCACACGTCACGGAGATTACGAATTTTCATTTGAATTCGACTTGTTGGACTTTACCTCTAACATGTATATACGTACgcgagtattttatatatattcggTTGATATAGAGATCAGGCATAGAATATAATTCATTCATGTTGACGATATTATCAACAGGGTTCCTATAAGCTCGTAGTAATTTTTGAATACTGTACATATtaactatacattttattgtacgtatatttttctttttcaacgAAACACGCTGATTGGTTATCATTAGCCAATTATATATACTTTCATGCGAGTTGTGATTTGGTTTCTCTCAGGTCATACAGTCTAATCGCAAGCATACTTTCATCTTTTAAAATAGACAACGaagtcatttctttttttttcaacgTACCACTAATTAACGATAAGAAAGTGGGTTTAATGTATAGATCATGCAAAGCAATTTCATCATAATCGAAAGTATTCCGTTACGCGAAGCAATCACGGTcatcgcgatgatgctctacgAATAGAAAATCATTCTCCTTATTTATTGCTTTAGCTGAAGCGCGATGtttcgaaaaaagaaaaaaaatataacagAAGTAATATTGCTTCGAACGATTCGCGGCGTTTTATTGTTTATATGCGTATACATCGGGCAATGAAGCCACTAATAACTCaatcaacaagagaaaaaaaagaaacgaatagAAAGAAGAGTATGCGACTACATAATTGTACGAGTGTCCGAGGGAAACGAATGGTTTTCAAATATTATCTCGGCGCACTCCCATAATTATTTAGGTGGCGGTTTTATTTATGGGTGTATATATCAAGTATGTGTTCGTTAAGCGAGTGCTCAAGATGATGCAACAAAAATCCGACATTCGTTCAATTCCGTCACACACgaaaatacacacacacacacacacatacacacactgaagatagagagaaaagaaaaagcgaACCAAAATGAACTAACACAGACGAGAACACAAAAAAGATCTGTCCTGGCGTTGGTTGCATTTAAAGCCGAGACAGTCAATCGAGCGTGTTCA includes:
- the LOC143216162 gene encoding uncharacterized protein LOC143216162 isoform X2, with the translated sequence MSIDASFYKNVFLLMQAIPPSFECTKHFKQGMFDKSNPAGFIHISHYLLSIYDPKKFQKIVPWPILNKRDETQYRLKVKEYLDVIAAENADMNFPSILMIHIMRAAGTRFLNIMWKLSQISLRSYIARHYDSTLLQAPDTGATSNISRKHITNINLERDSTISKLFEETKLAINSFKHYKQYYCSILKNLQTAVFVTTEIIRKCIEVAPVNRNITKRLADSKDTEIIDLWKANIDANIASLYYTNSYLQIDAQVIQQVFNNNTKHLGSGLYVNGCLGFYSLLLVLNEILKQTECCQQIDSLSDLSNCAALITEQNKLIKSMEEKFQNFILAVADASRELQSSLPDKTFHLTIQNDDFYSMCQKILREAPKLEFCFNESINDEKLAINKLLLSPEKGKYKHLFVRYKKDKSSSLKRSLSTSLFTNCTQSKPTDWMTPKRLTLSSKTSSPSNNKTVSPRYSKLFSPRSLTKHYTGNRGTSSPIRHVEKSPKSNNQIIDSKVDLDTEIKNIYVLSSKIMEIATSISKSLKN
- the LOC143216162 gene encoding uncharacterized protein LOC143216162 isoform X1, which encodes MSIDASFYKNVFLLMQAIPPSFECTKHFKQGMFDKSNPAGFIHISHYLLSIYDPKKFQKIVPWPILNKRDETQYRLKVKEYLDVIAAENADMNFPSILMIHIMRAAGTRFLNIMWKLSQISLRSYIARHYDSTLLQAPDTGATSNISRKHITNINLERDSTISKLFEETKLAINSFKHYKQYYCSILKNLQTAVFVTTEIIRKCIEVAPVNRNITKRLADSKDTEIIDLWKANIDANIASLYYTNSYLRNLKNLSSKIVNTVSSLFTDPEVLNANNFPEIDAQVIQQVFNNNTKHLGSGLYVNGCLGFYSLLLVLNEILKQTECCQQIDSLSDLSNCAALITEQNKLIKSMEEKFQNFILAVADASRELQSSLPDKTFHLTIQNDDFYSMCQKILREAPKLEFCFNESINDEKLAINKLLLSPEKGKYKHLFVRYKKDKSSSLKRSLSTSLFTNCTQSKPTDWMTPKRLTLSSKTSSPSNNKTVSPRYSKLFSPRSLTKHYTGNRGTSSPIRHVEKSPKSNNQIIDSKVDLDTEIKNIYVLSSKIMEIATSISKSLKN
- the Tnks gene encoding tankyrase isoform X1, with amino-acid sequence MAGRRSTLTNADSLSGSGNGDPLRELFEACKTGDLPRVKALVTSKTVNARDTAGRKSTPLHFAAGYGRRDVVEFLLSAGASIQARDDGGLHPLHNACSFGHSDVVRLLLEAGANPNTRDNWNYTPLHEAAIKGKIDVCIALLQHGADANIRNTEGKTALELADPATKPVLTGEYKKDELLEAARSGNEERLLQLLNPLNVNCHASDGRRSTPLHLAAGYNRSRVVQILLQNGADVHAKDKGGLVPLHNACSYGHFEVTEALLKHGAAVNASDLWAFTPLHEAASKSRAEVCSLLLSEGADPTQLNCHSKSAIDVAPTLELQERLAYEYKGHCLLDACRQADLTKLKKYLSQEVVNFKHPYTGDTPLHCAVASPYPKRKQVIESLIRKNAALNEKNKDFLTPLHVATDHSHYDAMDVLLRHNAKVNALDGLGQTALHRCVREDNVQACRILLSYNVDPSIVSLQGYTAAQVAAENVLKILQDPPSSTDDAEAQLLEASKSGDLAAVERILQTNPHAVNCRDLDGRHSTPLHFAAGFNRVPVVEYLLAHGADVHAKDKGGLVPLHNACSYGHYEVTELLVKHGASVNVADLWKFTPLHEAAAKGKYEIVRLLLRHGADATKKNRDGATPLDLVRDGDQDVADLLRGNSALLDAAKKGNLARVQRLVTQDNINCRDAQGRNSTPLHLAAGYNNLEVAEFLLERGADVNAQDKGGLIPLHNASSYGHLDIAALLIKYNTVVNATDKWGFTPLHEAAQKGRTQLCALLLAHGADPFLKNQEGQTPVDLASADDVRCLLQDAMATQQVVPSVPSGNGGVGVAINLSGNGNNTINSRPPSIVAVPVTPPPPLTQETVIMPSGTAMTLCVPLARPSSCLSPMPPSETCSDRDSKDPKDNTNITTVAGFLQSLGLEHLLELFEREQITLDILAEMGHEDLKQVGVSAYGYRHKLIKGMEKLLNTTAGTPWQPTLTPGTLLVDLLAEDKEFLAVEEEMQSTIRQHRDNGHSGGIFSRYNIVRIQKVQNRKLWERYAHRRQEVAEEVGAAAPSSPGTTSRTTPGSTLPQANERMLFHGSPFINAIVQKGFDERHAYIGGMFGAGIYFAEHSSKSNQYVYGICGGTGCPAHKDRSCYICHRHLLLCRVTLGKSFLQFSAMKMAHAPPGHHSVMGRPSQGGLVFPEYVVYRGEQAYPEYLITYQIARPQPESGGSESVEER
- the Tnks gene encoding tankyrase isoform X2; this translates as MAGRRSTLTNADSLSGSGNGDPLRELFEACKTGDLPRVKALVTSKTVNARDTAGRKSTPLHFAAGYGRRDVVEFLLSAGASIQARDDGGLHPLHNACSFGHSDVVRLLLEAGANPNTRDNWNYTPLHEAAIKGKIDVCIALLQHGADANIRNTEGKTALELADPATKPVLTGEYKKDELLEAARSGNEERLLQLLNPLNVNCHASDGRRSTPLHLAAGYNRSRVVQILLQNGADVHAKDKGGLVPLHNACSYGHFEVTEALLKHGAAVNASDLWAFTPLHEAASKSRAEVCSLLLSEGADPTQLNCHSKSAIDVAPTLELQERLAYPPSSTDDAEAQLLEASKSGDLAAVERILQTNPHAVNCRDLDGRHSTPLHFAAGFNRVPVVEYLLAHGADVHAKDKGGLVPLHNACSYGHYEVTELLVKHGASVNVADLWKFTPLHEAAAKGKYEIVRLLLRHGADATKKNRDGATPLDLVRDGDQDVADLLRGNSALLDAAKKGNLARVQRLVTQDNINCRDAQGRNSTPLHLAAGYNNLEVAEFLLERGADVNAQDKGGLIPLHNASSYGHLDIAALLIKYNTVVNATDKWGFTPLHEAAQKGRTQLCALLLAHGADPFLKNQEGQTPVDLASADDVRCLLQDAMATQQVVPSVPSGNGGVGVAINLSGNGNNTINSRPPSIVAVPVTPPPPLTQETVIMPSGTAMTLCVPLARPSSCLSPMPPSETCSDRDSKDPKDNTNITTVAGFLQSLGLEHLLELFEREQITLDILAEMGHEDLKQVGVSAYGYRHKLIKGMEKLLNTTAGTPWQPTLTPGTLLVDLLAEDKEFLAVEEEMQSTIRQHRDNGHSGGIFSRYNIVRIQKVQNRKLWERYAHRRQEVAEEVGAAAPSSPGTTSRTTPGSTLPQANERMLFHGSPFINAIVQKGFDERHAYIGGMFGAGIYFAEHSSKSNQYVYGICGGTGCPAHKDRSCYICHRHLLLCRVTLGKSFLQFSAMKMAHAPPGHHSVMGRPSQGGLVFPEYVVYRGEQAYPEYLITYQIARPQPESGGSESVEER